A portion of the Pseudarthrobacter defluvii genome contains these proteins:
- the dnaN gene encoding DNA polymerase III subunit beta, with protein MKFRVDRDVLAEAVTWTARSLSPRPPVPVLSGLLLKAEAGTVSLSSFDYETSARLEITADIRDEGTILVSGRLLADICRSLPSAPVDVETDGNKVTLTCRRSSFHLATMPEAEYPPLPALPAISGTVPGDAFAQAVSQVIIAASKDDTLPILTGVRMEIEDDLITLLATDRYRLAMREVPWKPVTPGISTSALVKAKTLNEVAKTLGNSGDINLALSNDDSRLIGFESGGRTTTSLLVDGDYPKIRSLFPESTPIHATVQTQELVEAVRRVSLVAERNTPVRLAFTAGLLNLDAGTGEDAQASEELEAQLSGDDITVAFNPHYLTEGLSVIDTKFVRFSFTTAPKPAMITAQADADGEDQDDYRYLVMPVRLPN; from the coding sequence GTGAAGTTCAGAGTCGATCGGGACGTCCTGGCAGAAGCCGTTACCTGGACAGCCCGGTCTTTGTCTCCGCGGCCGCCAGTGCCCGTCCTTTCCGGCTTGCTCCTGAAGGCCGAAGCAGGAACCGTCAGCCTGTCCAGCTTTGACTACGAAACCTCGGCACGCCTCGAAATCACCGCAGACATAAGGGACGAAGGCACCATCCTGGTCTCCGGCCGGCTTCTCGCCGATATCTGCCGCAGCCTGCCTTCCGCTCCTGTGGACGTTGAAACCGACGGCAACAAAGTCACGCTTACCTGCCGCCGCAGCAGCTTCCACCTGGCCACCATGCCGGAAGCCGAATATCCTCCGTTGCCTGCCCTGCCCGCCATCAGTGGAACTGTCCCGGGCGATGCCTTCGCCCAGGCCGTCTCCCAGGTCATCATCGCGGCCAGCAAGGACGACACCCTGCCCATCCTCACCGGTGTGCGGATGGAGATCGAGGATGACCTGATCACCCTTCTTGCCACCGACCGCTACCGGCTGGCCATGCGCGAAGTGCCCTGGAAACCTGTCACGCCGGGCATCTCCACCAGCGCCCTGGTCAAGGCCAAGACCCTCAACGAAGTGGCCAAGACCCTTGGCAACAGCGGAGACATCAACCTGGCACTGTCCAATGACGACAGCCGGCTCATTGGGTTTGAAAGCGGTGGGCGCACCACCACGTCCCTGCTGGTGGACGGCGATTACCCGAAGATCCGGTCGCTGTTCCCCGAGTCCACACCCATCCACGCCACGGTCCAGACCCAGGAACTGGTGGAGGCCGTTCGCCGTGTATCGCTCGTGGCCGAGCGCAACACCCCGGTCCGGCTCGCCTTCACTGCCGGCCTGTTGAACCTTGACGCCGGCACCGGTGAGGACGCCCAGGCATCGGAGGAGCTCGAAGCCCAGCTGTCCGGTGACGACATCACCGTTGCCTTCAACCCGCACTACCTCACTGAGGGCCTCAGCGTCATTGATACCAAGTTCGTCCGGTTCTCCTTCACCACCGCACCCAAGCCCGCGATGATCACGGCGCAGGCCGATGCCGACGGCGAAGACCAGGATGACTACCGCTACCTGGTGATGCCGGTCCGCCTTCCCAACTAG
- a CDS encoding DUF721 domain-containing protein, which translates to MSSDQGGGLQPGREPDNIDAPQAALNRMREAAAARGEVRRKVARPGSPKAKGGIRDTRGFSQFHATGRDPMGLGKVVGRLVAERGWTSPVAVGSVMAEWATLVGPEISAHCTPESFTDTTLHVRCDSTAWATQLRLLSSSLLEKFRRELGDGVVTSIQVLGPSAPSWRKGGRSVNGRGPRDTYG; encoded by the coding sequence ATGAGCAGTGACCAGGGCGGCGGGCTCCAGCCCGGCCGCGAACCTGACAACATCGACGCCCCGCAGGCCGCGCTGAACCGCATGCGCGAAGCCGCGGCCGCCAGGGGCGAAGTCCGGCGGAAAGTGGCGCGGCCGGGTTCCCCGAAGGCCAAGGGGGGCATCCGCGACACTCGGGGTTTCAGCCAGTTTCATGCCACCGGCCGCGATCCGATGGGCCTGGGAAAGGTGGTCGGCCGGCTGGTTGCGGAACGGGGCTGGACCTCACCCGTGGCCGTCGGATCAGTCATGGCAGAGTGGGCCACCTTGGTCGGGCCGGAAATTTCCGCACACTGCACACCCGAAAGCTTCACGGACACCACCCTCCACGTGCGGTGTGATTCCACCGCTTGGGCAACCCAGCTTCGGCTTCTGAGCAGCAGCCTGCTTGAGAAATTCCGCCGCGAACTGGGCGACGGCGTGGTCACCAGCATCCAGGTGCTTGGCCCGTCGGCACCGAGCTGGCGCAAGGGCGGGCGCAGCGTCAACGGCCGTGGGCCCCGGGACACGTACGGATAG
- the recF gene encoding DNA replication/repair protein RecF (All proteins in this family for which functions are known are DNA-binding proteins that assist the filamentation of RecA onto DNA for the initiation of recombination or recombinational repair.), with product MYLEHLSLTDFRSYAQVDLALGPGVTVLVGSNGIGKTNLMEAIGYLATLSSHRVSSDGPLLRFGTERALVRARLVRGTQTTVLELEINAGRANRGRINRSNPVRARDLLGICQTVLFAPEDLALVKGDPSNRRRFLDELLASLVPHHAATRSDYDRVLKQRNALLKSARAGRFTAAHESTLDVWDQHMARAGAELLHARLELVERLRPHLARAYAELTDASKPADATYRSTLQNQMDDDGVPAAGAQRTADGGSAGEQDDLRLLSVEQLTERYVQAFAESRKKELERGISLVGPHRDELELMLGQAPAKGYASHGETWSMCLSLRLASYYVMLDDARTGGSAPILILDDVFAELDVQRRRKLAAIVSGAEQVLVTAAVDADIPEELSGRRVKVIPGGIDEQ from the coding sequence GTGTATCTGGAACACCTTTCACTGACCGACTTCCGCAGTTACGCCCAGGTTGACCTTGCCCTGGGCCCCGGCGTCACCGTCCTGGTGGGATCCAACGGCATCGGCAAGACCAACCTCATGGAAGCCATCGGGTATCTGGCCACGCTCAGCTCCCACCGTGTCAGTTCCGATGGGCCACTGCTGAGGTTCGGCACGGAACGGGCACTGGTGCGCGCCCGGCTGGTCCGCGGCACCCAGACCACGGTCCTCGAGTTGGAAATCAATGCCGGCCGCGCCAACAGGGGACGCATCAACCGCAGCAACCCCGTCCGCGCCCGCGACCTGCTGGGCATCTGCCAGACCGTCCTCTTTGCCCCGGAGGACCTGGCCTTGGTCAAGGGCGATCCGTCCAACCGGCGGCGGTTCCTCGACGAGCTGCTGGCCAGCCTGGTTCCGCACCACGCCGCCACCCGCAGCGACTACGACCGGGTCCTGAAACAGCGCAACGCCCTGCTCAAATCGGCCCGCGCCGGACGGTTCACCGCCGCGCATGAGTCGACCCTGGACGTATGGGACCAGCACATGGCCCGGGCCGGAGCGGAATTGCTGCATGCACGGCTGGAACTGGTGGAACGGCTCCGCCCGCACCTCGCCCGGGCCTATGCGGAACTGACGGACGCGTCCAAGCCCGCTGACGCCACCTACCGTTCAACCCTCCAGAACCAGATGGACGACGACGGCGTCCCGGCCGCCGGTGCCCAGCGCACCGCGGACGGAGGTTCTGCAGGTGAACAGGACGACCTGCGGCTCCTCTCCGTCGAACAGCTCACGGAACGGTACGTCCAGGCGTTCGCGGAATCCCGGAAGAAGGAACTGGAACGGGGCATCTCCCTGGTGGGCCCGCACCGGGACGAACTGGAGCTGATGCTCGGCCAGGCACCTGCCAAGGGATATGCCTCGCATGGGGAAACCTGGTCCATGTGCCTGTCCCTCCGGCTTGCCTCCTACTACGTCATGCTGGACGACGCCCGGACCGGCGGTTCCGCCCCCATCCTCATCCTTGACGATGTCTTTGCCGAACTGGACGTCCAGCGTCGGCGTAAACTGGCCGCAATAGTCTCCGGCGCGGAACAGGTCCTGGTGACCGCCGCCGTCGACGCCGATATTCCGGAAGAGCTGTCCGGGCGGCGGGTGAAAGTCATCCCGGGAGGTATCGATGAGCAGTGA
- the dnaA gene encoding chromosomal replication initiator protein DnaA, giving the protein MTVDEANHANTVGSSWRRVVSLLEQDHRVSPRQRGFVILAQAQGLIGSTLLVAVPNELTREVLQTQVKDALDDALHNVFSEDIRCAIDVDTDLVPIHEEPEPVVEPAYAPDQLIEQKPQPMLPSTSHEFGRLNPKYVFDTFVIGSSNRFAHAAAVAVAEAPAKAYNPLFIYGDSGLGKTHLLHAIGHYARRLYSGIRVRYVNSEEFTNDFINSIRDDEGASFKTTYRNVDVLLIDDIQFLAGKDRTLEEFFHTFNSLHNNNKQVVITSDQPPKLLAGFEDRMKSRFEWGLLTDIQPPELETRIAILRKKALSEGLSAPDDALEYIASKISSNIRELEGALIRVTAFASLNRQPVDVALAEMVLKDLITDDGAQEITSAQILQQTADYFKLSMEELCSKSRTRTLVTARQIAMYLCRELTDMSLPKIGQELGGRDHTTVIHADRKIRELMAERRVIYNQVTELTNRIKQQQRDS; this is encoded by the coding sequence ATGACAGTAGACGAAGCCAACCACGCCAATACTGTCGGAAGTTCCTGGCGCCGGGTTGTCAGCCTGCTGGAACAGGACCACCGTGTTTCCCCACGACAGCGGGGCTTTGTCATCCTGGCCCAGGCGCAGGGCCTCATCGGTTCCACCCTCCTGGTGGCTGTTCCCAACGAACTCACCCGTGAAGTACTGCAGACCCAGGTCAAAGACGCACTTGACGACGCGCTGCACAACGTCTTCTCCGAAGACATCCGCTGCGCCATCGACGTCGACACAGACTTGGTTCCCATCCACGAAGAGCCCGAGCCCGTCGTCGAACCCGCTTACGCACCCGACCAGCTGATCGAGCAGAAGCCGCAGCCCATGCTGCCCAGCACGTCGCATGAATTCGGCCGGCTGAACCCCAAGTACGTCTTCGATACCTTCGTGATCGGTTCCTCCAACCGCTTTGCCCACGCCGCCGCCGTCGCGGTCGCTGAAGCACCGGCCAAGGCCTACAACCCGCTGTTCATCTACGGCGACTCCGGACTGGGCAAGACCCACCTGCTTCACGCCATCGGCCACTACGCCCGGCGGTTGTACAGCGGCATCCGTGTCCGCTACGTCAACTCGGAGGAATTCACCAACGACTTCATCAACTCCATCCGCGACGATGAGGGTGCCAGCTTCAAAACCACTTACCGCAACGTGGACGTGCTGCTGATCGATGACATCCAGTTCCTGGCCGGCAAGGACCGGACCCTGGAGGAGTTCTTCCACACGTTCAATTCGCTGCACAACAACAACAAGCAGGTGGTTATCACCTCGGACCAGCCGCCCAAGTTGCTGGCGGGGTTCGAAGACCGCATGAAATCCCGCTTCGAATGGGGCCTGCTCACCGACATCCAACCGCCGGAACTTGAAACCCGTATCGCCATCCTCCGCAAGAAGGCCTTGAGCGAGGGCCTCTCCGCCCCGGACGATGCCCTGGAGTACATCGCTTCCAAGATTTCCAGCAACATCCGCGAACTCGAGGGCGCACTGATTCGCGTCACGGCGTTCGCCAGCCTGAACCGCCAACCGGTGGACGTGGCCCTTGCAGAAATGGTGCTCAAGGACCTGATCACCGACGACGGCGCACAGGAGATAACCTCCGCCCAGATCCTGCAGCAGACCGCGGACTACTTCAAGCTCAGCATGGAAGAACTTTGCAGCAAGTCCCGCACCCGGACCCTGGTCACTGCACGGCAGATCGCCATGTACCTCTGCCGGGAGCTCACCGACATGTCGCTTCCCAAGATCGGCCAGGAGCTTGGCGGCCGCGACCACACCACTGTCATCCACGCAGACCGCAAGATCCGCGAGCTGATGGCCGAGCGCCGTGTGATTTACAACCAGGTCACCGAGCTGACCAACCGCATCAAACAGCAGCAGCGCGACTCCTGA